The Amblyomma americanum isolate KBUSLIRL-KWMA chromosome 5, ASM5285725v1, whole genome shotgun sequence genome window below encodes:
- the LOC144132861 gene encoding uncharacterized protein LOC144132861 isoform X2, which translates to MVRMTALVWELGRKGAKERKGNMARNALLTTVTLLFLQKETAHAVAGSRCHFSDVDPDALIDNMLDKMPEEWATQPGFTKTLIPGVEIGGANVTGLRILRRYGPIHLYCEKGNRYLQVDLVNSGGGIQITFPWQFFCSGSGGTIGLAVGFTRITLPFRVDGTGADAKLAYEGPATPVAIEGIHLRLTGAGKPLEDAAAMIGKLVPIHQREEWNRLFFTTLYEVFEKIL; encoded by the exons AAGGAAAGGagcgaaggaaagaaaaggaaacatgGCTCGCAATGCACTCCTAACTACTGTCACACTTCTCTTCCTACAGAAGGAAACTGCTCATGCTGTGGCAG GAAGTCGATGCCACTTCTCGGACGTAGACCCCGACGCCCTCATCGACAACATGCTGGACAAGATGCCGGAGGAGTGGGCCACTCAGCCTGGCTTCACGAAGACACTCATCCCGGGTGTAGAAATTGGAGGCGCGAACGTCACTGGACTGCGAATCCTTCGCCGCTATGGTCCCATCCACCTGTACTGTGAGAAGGGGAACCGATACCTTCAAGTGGACCTCGTCAACAGTGGAGGAGGGATTCAAATAACCTTCCCATGGCAGTTCTTTTGTTCGGGAAGCGGCGGCACCATAGGACTAGCAGTGGGCTTCACTCGGATAACGCTTCCATTCCGAGTTGACGGAACGGGAGCCGATGCCAAGCTGGCGTACGAAGGACCAGCCACACCTGTGGCAATCGAAGGAATACATCTGAGGCTTACCGGAGCCGGAAAACCGCTGGAGGACGCAGCAGCAATGATCGGCAAGTTGGTGCCCATTCACCAGCGAGAGGAGTGGAACCGCTTATTCTTCACAACGCTCTATGAGGTTTTCGAGAAGATTCTCTAA
- the LOC144132861 gene encoding uncharacterized protein LOC144132861 isoform X3 yields the protein MARNALLTTVTLLFLQKETAHAVAAGSRCHFSDVDPDALIDNMLDKMPEEWATQPGFTKTLIPGVEIGGANVTGLRILRRYGPIHLYCEKGNRYLQVDLVNSGGGIQITFPWQFFCSGSGGTIGLAVGFTRITLPFRVDGTGADAKLAYEGPATPVAIEGIHLRLTGAGKPLEDAAAMIGKLVPIHQREEWNRLFFTTLYEVFEKIL from the exons atgGCTCGCAATGCACTCCTAACTACTGTCACACTTCTCTTCCTACAGAAGGAAACTGCTCATGCTGTGGCAG CAGGAAGTCGATGCCACTTCTCGGACGTAGACCCCGACGCCCTCATCGACAACATGCTGGACAAGATGCCGGAGGAGTGGGCCACTCAGCCTGGCTTCACGAAGACACTCATCCCGGGTGTAGAAATTGGAGGCGCGAACGTCACTGGACTGCGAATCCTTCGCCGCTATGGTCCCATCCACCTGTACTGTGAGAAGGGGAACCGATACCTTCAAGTGGACCTCGTCAACAGTGGAGGAGGGATTCAAATAACCTTCCCATGGCAGTTCTTTTGTTCGGGAAGCGGCGGCACCATAGGACTAGCAGTGGGCTTCACTCGGATAACGCTTCCATTCCGAGTTGACGGAACGGGAGCCGATGCCAAGCTGGCGTACGAAGGACCAGCCACACCTGTGGCAATCGAAGGAATACATCTGAGGCTTACCGGAGCCGGAAAACCGCTGGAGGACGCAGCAGCAATGATCGGCAAGTTGGTGCCCATTCACCAGCGAGAGGAGTGGAACCGCTTATTCTTCACAACGCTCTATGAGGTTTTCGAGAAGATTCTCTAA
- the LOC144132861 gene encoding uncharacterized protein LOC144132861 isoform X1 codes for MVRMTALVWELGRKGAKERKGNMARNALLTTVTLLFLQKETAHAVAAGSRCHFSDVDPDALIDNMLDKMPEEWATQPGFTKTLIPGVEIGGANVTGLRILRRYGPIHLYCEKGNRYLQVDLVNSGGGIQITFPWQFFCSGSGGTIGLAVGFTRITLPFRVDGTGADAKLAYEGPATPVAIEGIHLRLTGAGKPLEDAAAMIGKLVPIHQREEWNRLFFTTLYEVFEKIL; via the exons AAGGAAAGGagcgaaggaaagaaaaggaaacatgGCTCGCAATGCACTCCTAACTACTGTCACACTTCTCTTCCTACAGAAGGAAACTGCTCATGCTGTGGCAG CAGGAAGTCGATGCCACTTCTCGGACGTAGACCCCGACGCCCTCATCGACAACATGCTGGACAAGATGCCGGAGGAGTGGGCCACTCAGCCTGGCTTCACGAAGACACTCATCCCGGGTGTAGAAATTGGAGGCGCGAACGTCACTGGACTGCGAATCCTTCGCCGCTATGGTCCCATCCACCTGTACTGTGAGAAGGGGAACCGATACCTTCAAGTGGACCTCGTCAACAGTGGAGGAGGGATTCAAATAACCTTCCCATGGCAGTTCTTTTGTTCGGGAAGCGGCGGCACCATAGGACTAGCAGTGGGCTTCACTCGGATAACGCTTCCATTCCGAGTTGACGGAACGGGAGCCGATGCCAAGCTGGCGTACGAAGGACCAGCCACACCTGTGGCAATCGAAGGAATACATCTGAGGCTTACCGGAGCCGGAAAACCGCTGGAGGACGCAGCAGCAATGATCGGCAAGTTGGTGCCCATTCACCAGCGAGAGGAGTGGAACCGCTTATTCTTCACAACGCTCTATGAGGTTTTCGAGAAGATTCTCTAA
- the LOC144132861 gene encoding uncharacterized protein LOC144132861 isoform X4, translated as MARNALLTTVTLLFLQKETAHAVAGSRCHFSDVDPDALIDNMLDKMPEEWATQPGFTKTLIPGVEIGGANVTGLRILRRYGPIHLYCEKGNRYLQVDLVNSGGGIQITFPWQFFCSGSGGTIGLAVGFTRITLPFRVDGTGADAKLAYEGPATPVAIEGIHLRLTGAGKPLEDAAAMIGKLVPIHQREEWNRLFFTTLYEVFEKIL; from the exons atgGCTCGCAATGCACTCCTAACTACTGTCACACTTCTCTTCCTACAGAAGGAAACTGCTCATGCTGTGGCAG GAAGTCGATGCCACTTCTCGGACGTAGACCCCGACGCCCTCATCGACAACATGCTGGACAAGATGCCGGAGGAGTGGGCCACTCAGCCTGGCTTCACGAAGACACTCATCCCGGGTGTAGAAATTGGAGGCGCGAACGTCACTGGACTGCGAATCCTTCGCCGCTATGGTCCCATCCACCTGTACTGTGAGAAGGGGAACCGATACCTTCAAGTGGACCTCGTCAACAGTGGAGGAGGGATTCAAATAACCTTCCCATGGCAGTTCTTTTGTTCGGGAAGCGGCGGCACCATAGGACTAGCAGTGGGCTTCACTCGGATAACGCTTCCATTCCGAGTTGACGGAACGGGAGCCGATGCCAAGCTGGCGTACGAAGGACCAGCCACACCTGTGGCAATCGAAGGAATACATCTGAGGCTTACCGGAGCCGGAAAACCGCTGGAGGACGCAGCAGCAATGATCGGCAAGTTGGTGCCCATTCACCAGCGAGAGGAGTGGAACCGCTTATTCTTCACAACGCTCTATGAGGTTTTCGAGAAGATTCTCTAA